The segment CCGGCCCGCTCGGCCGGTGGAGCCCCTCCTGTCGCGCCTTCGGCGCCTGCGGTCAGCGGGTGCCGGCGACACCTTCGAAGCCGCCGCCGGACGAGGTGTCCGTGGCCCAGCCGAAGGCGAGGCCCGCGGCGTAGGAGTGCGCGGTCTCGGCGAAGCCGTACACCTCGCCCGCGGCGAAGATGTTGTGCGGCTCGGCGGACGTGACGTACTGACCGCCGCCGCCGGCGGTCACGGGCTCGTGCGCCTGCGCGGGGGCCGCGACGGCGGCCAGGGCCAGTGCGGCACCGGCGGTCACCAGGGCCTTGCCCAGGATGCTCTTCATGAGTTCCTCTCCGAGCCCGGTCATCGGAACGGGGCTCGGGCCCAATCGACCACGGAGCGGCAGGTGGTGACGGCACCCCACACCGGGCGCGCCGCGCCGATCACCCGAAAAGATTCCGGCGCGGTACGGCCCATGGACGCACGCGTGTCCGGAGGGTGTACCGGGCCCTGAGGCTGCCGGGCCCGGTTCCGGCGCCTTCTCCTGGCCTTCTGCGGGCTTTCTACGGGCCTTCGCGGCCTTCCGGGGTCAGCGGACGGTCGCTCCCGGCGCGGGCGACGAGGCCGCCCGGGCCGTCCGGCAGGTGCCGGACGCCGCCAGGGCGGCGGCCACGGAGACGGCCGAGTCCTCGTCCTTCACCAGGAACGCGGTCGTCGGTCCCGAGCCGGAGACGATCCCGGCGAGCGCGCCCGCCGCCAGGCCCGCGTCGAGCGTTTCGCGCAGGGCCGGGCGGAGCGAGAGCGCGGCGGGCTGGAGGTCGTTGGCGAGCGCCGCGGCCAGTGCGGGGGCGTCGCCCGAGCGCAGGGCGGTGAGCAGGGCCGGGGGCGCCTCGGGGGCGGGGACGTCGGTCCCGGCGGTGAGCCGGTCGAATTCGCCGTACACCGCCGGGGTCGAAAGGCCGCCGTCGGCGAGCGCGAACACCCAGTGGAAGGTGCCGCCGATGTCGAGCGGGGTGAGCTTCTCGCCCCGACCGGTGCCCAGCGCGGCCCCGCCGACGAGACTGAAGGGGACGTCGGAGCCCAGTTCGGCGCAGAGGTCGAGGAGTTCGGCGCGGGAGGAGTTCAGTCCCCACAGGGCGTCGCAGGCGAGCAGGGCGCCCGCGCCGTCGGCGCTGCCGCCCGCCATGCCGCCCGCGACGGGGATGTCCTTGGCGATATGGAGGTGCACGGCGGGCTCGATGCCGTGGCGGGCGGCGAGGAGCAGCGCGGCCCGGGCGGCGAGGTTGGTGCGGTCCAGGGGCACCTGGTCGGCGCCGGGGCCCTCGCAGGTGACGGTGAGGGCGTCGGCGGGCCGGGCGGTGACCTCGTCGTAGAGGGAGACGGCGAGGAAGACATTGGCCAGGTCGTGGAAGCCGTCCGGGCGGGCGGCGCCGACGGCGAGCCGGACGTTGACCTTGGCGGGGACCCGGACGGTCACGGGCCCGGCGGCGGGGCTCACGCGGTCACTCCGGCGGGCTTGGCCTCGGCGATCCGGGCGAACTCCTCGACCGTCAGTGCCTCCCCGCGGGCCTGCGGCGAGATCCCCGCGGCGACGAGCGCCCGCTCGGCGAGCACCGGGGAGCCGGCCCAGCCGGCGAGGGCGGCGCGCAGGGTCTTGCGGCGCTGTGCGAAGGCCGCGTCGACGACGGCGAAGACCTCGCGCTTGGTCGCGGTCGTCTTCGGGGGCTCCCGGCGGACCAGGGAGACGAGGCCGGAGTCGACGTTGGGCGCGGGCCAGAAGACGTTCCGGCCGATGGACCCGGCGCGCTTGACGTCGGCGTACCAGTTCGCCTTGACGGAGGGGACCCCGTACACCTTGTTCCCCGGATCGGCGGCGAGCCGGTCGGCGACCTCCGCCTGCACCATGACGAGGGTCCGCTCGATGCTCGGGAAGCGGTCGAGCATATGCAGCAGTACGGGCACGGCGACGTTGTACGGGAGGTTGGCGACGAGCGCGGTGGGCGGCGGGCCCGGCAGCTCGTCCACGAGCATGGCGTCGGAGTGCACCAGCGAGAAGCGGGGGGCCCGCTCCGGCATCCGGTCGAGGATCGTGCCGGGCAGGGCGGCGGCCAGGACGTCGTCGATCTCGACGGCAACGACCTGCTCGGCGGCCTCCAGCAGGGCGAGCGTGAGGGAGCCGAGCCCGGGGCCGACCTCGACGACGGTGTCGTCGGAGCGGACACCGGCGGTGCGGACGATCCGGCGGACGGTGTTCGCGTCGATGACGAAGTTCTGCCCGCGCTGCTTGGTGGGGCGCACGCCGAGCGCGGCGGCCAGCTCGCGGATGTCGGCGGGCCCGAGAAGGGCGTCGGGGCGCCCGGCCGCCCCGGAGTCTCCGGTGCCGCCGGAATCGCCGATTCCGTCGGTGCTGTCGGGGGCGTCGGGCTCAGTGCTGCTCACCGCTACAGCCTAAGCCTCCACGGGGGCGACCCGGGCCGCGGCGGGGGGCGCGGGGGCGCCCGGAACGGCCGGGGCCTGAGGGTCGGCGCGGAGCAGAGCCGCCTTCGCCGCGACCGCCACCGGGTCAACCGGCCCGTGCTCGGCCTCCCCGGCCTCGATGAGCTCACGCAACCGGATGCGCTCGACCCCACGGGACGAGCCCGCGCCGGAACCTGTCCCGCCGACGGCCGGGGCCTGAGGGTCGGCGCGGAGCAGAGCCGCCTTCGCCGCAACCGCCGCCGGATCAACCGGCCCGTGCTCGGCCTCCCCGGCCTCGATGAGCTCACGCAACCGGTCGCGCTCGACCCCACGAGACGAGCCCGCGCCGGAACCTGTCCCGCCGACGGCCAGGGCCTGAGGGTCGGCGCGGAGCAGAGCCGCCTTCGCCGCAACCGCCGCCGGATCAACCGGCCCGTGCTCGGCCTCCCCGGCCTCGATGAGCTCACGCA is part of the Streptomyces qinzhouensis genome and harbors:
- a CDS encoding 4-(cytidine 5'-diphospho)-2-C-methyl-D-erythritol kinase, yielding MSPAAGPVTVRVPAKVNVRLAVGAARPDGFHDLANVFLAVSLYDEVTARPADALTVTCEGPGADQVPLDRTNLAARAALLLAARHGIEPAVHLHIAKDIPVAGGMAGGSADGAGALLACDALWGLNSSRAELLDLCAELGSDVPFSLVGGAALGTGRGEKLTPLDIGGTFHWVFALADGGLSTPAVYGEFDRLTAGTDVPAPEAPPALLTALRSGDAPALAAALANDLQPAALSLRPALRETLDAGLAAGALAGIVSGSGPTTAFLVKDEDSAVSVAAALAASGTCRTARAASSPAPGATVR
- the rsmA gene encoding 16S rRNA (adenine(1518)-N(6)/adenine(1519)-N(6))-dimethyltransferase RsmA, with amino-acid sequence MGDSGGTGDSGAAGRPDALLGPADIRELAAALGVRPTKQRGQNFVIDANTVRRIVRTAGVRSDDTVVEVGPGLGSLTLALLEAAEQVVAVEIDDVLAAALPGTILDRMPERAPRFSLVHSDAMLVDELPGPPPTALVANLPYNVAVPVLLHMLDRFPSIERTLVMVQAEVADRLAADPGNKVYGVPSVKANWYADVKRAGSIGRNVFWPAPNVDSGLVSLVRREPPKTTATKREVFAVVDAAFAQRRKTLRAALAGWAGSPVLAERALVAAGISPQARGEALTVEEFARIAEAKPAGVTA